ATTGTCCTGTGGGTGGCGAAGTATATCGTCCACAGCAGAGAGGTAAAAATTGATTTTCCCGGCATGTTCCGGTTTGAATTCGGTCATCTTCAGCTCCACAACCACGAAGCAACGCAGTTTCAAGTGGTAGAAGAGCAGGTCAAGGTAGAAATCATCTCCTGCGACCTCAAGATGGTATTCATTTCCGACAAAGGCAAAACCCACGCCAAGTTCCAGCATGAATTCCTTCAGATGCTCCAGCAAGCCTTTCTGCAGGTCACGTTCCAGAGCCTTGTCATGCAGTGTAAGAAAATCGAAATTATATGGGTCCTTGAGTACCTGTTGTGCAAGCTCGGATTGTGTTGCAGGCAGTGTGTGCGTAAAATTGCTCTGTGCAGCACCCTGTCTCAAGTGAAGGGAAGACTCGATATGGGCTATCATTACCGCACGGCTCCAGCCGTTCTCGATACAGGCACCTGCATACCATTCACGCAGAGCAGGGTCTTTTATTTTCGTAATAAGGGTTACATTATGTCCCCAGGGTAATTGTCCAACAAGCTGTTGGACTATTGACACTTCAGGATAAGCATCAGCAAAAGCCCGCATGTAGAACAGGTTTGCCCGGGAAAGACCTTTCATATCGGGAAACTCACGCCTCAGATCATCAGCCAGGCGGTCGATAACCTTTGAACCCCATCCTTCCTGGTCCTGACGCTCCAGAATTGTCCTGCCAATATACCAATATAGCTGGATAAGTTCGCGGTTGACACTGAGCGCTGCATGTACACGGGCGGTTCGAATCCGGTTTTTCAGGTCTGCCAGCAGAGCCTCATAACCCGCAGGTATCATATCAGCTACCATATCCCAGTCCCTTCAGGTTCTCACGAATAGCCTGCTCCAGCTTTGCACTCTCTTCAAACTGCAATTCGAGTTCAATTGTCAGCCTTTCCATCTTCTCCCCGAAAGGCTCACCATCATCCTCCTGTGCAGCTGCACCGACATAACGACCCGGAGTAAGTACATGACCATGTTTACGGATCTCATCCAGTGTAACCGACTTGCAGAAGCCGGGCTCATCCTCATAATCCTCTCCCTTTTTCCATGCATGGAAAGTGTCAGCTATTCGGAGAATATCCTTTTCATGATCAAAATCACGCAGAACACGGTCCTTCATGTAGCCAAGATCACGTGCATCAATGAACAGTACCTCTCCCTTACGTTCCCGGCTCCCGTTGTAAGCCTCCTTGTTACGGGTCAGGAACCAGATACATGCAGGGATCTGGGTGTTAGTGAAAAGCTGTCCCGGCAGTGCCACCATGCACTCCACCAGGTCCTTCTCTATGAGCTCTTTGCGGATCTCACCTTCATTATTGGTGTTGGAACTCATAGAACCATTAGCAAGCAGCAATGCCATGCTACCATTTGGTGCAAGGTGATAGATCATATGCTGCATCCATGCAAAATTAGCATTATTGGCCGGAGGAATACCATATTTCCAGCGTGGGTCCTCCTTCAGTTGTTCACCGCCCCATTCCTTCATATTAAAAGGCGGATTGGTCATGATGTAATTTGCACGCAGGTCAGGATGCTGGTCACGTGAGAAAGTATCAGCCGGTTCTTTGCCAAAATCAAAATCCATACCCCGGATGACCATATTCATACATGCAAGCCTCCAGGTTGTAGGGTTTGACTCCTGTCCGTATATCGACAACTGACCGATACGTCCGCCATGTTCTTCCACAAAGCGCTCCGACTGGACGAAGAAACCACCCGAACCACATGCAGGGTCGTAAACTCTGCCCTGGAATGGTTCAAGCATCTCAACAATAAGAGTAACTATAGATTTGGGTGTGTAATACTGTCCACCCTTCTTGCCTTCTGCACTGGCAAACTGACCAAGGAAATACTCGTAAACGTGTCCAAGGATGTCCTTAGCCTTCAGGTTATCATGGATAAAAGGTATAGTAGCAATAAGATCAATCAATTCTCCAAGTTTCGCGGAGTCGATCTGAAGACGTGCATAGTCCTTGGTCAGCACACCTTTAAGTTTAGGATTATCCTTCTCGATTGCCTCCATTGCATCATCAAGAAGTCGGCCCACACTTACCATCTTATAAGTGTCAATCTTTCCGTTTTTGACAGTAATTTCTGTACCTGAAGGAAGCTTGGCACAGCTTTGCAATGTATCCCAGCGAGCAAGAGCCGGAACCCAGAACACATTCTTCTCAGTATAATAGTCCCGGATCTCCAATTCTTCAGCTTCTAATTCCTCATCTCCACCTAAATAATATTCATGTTCGGGATCTTTGAATTGTTCCAGAAGCTCTTTTCGTCGCTCCTCGAATGCATCAGAAACATACTTAATAAAAACAAGGCCGAGAACTACATGCTTATAAACGGCAGCATCCAGATTGGAACGTAATTTGTCTGCGGATGTCCAGAGTTTGTTATCGAGATCTTTGAGGAAATTTTCGTTTTCATCCATGGTATAAGTTCCTGAACTGTGATGAAGCATTTACGAGTACACACAATAT
The sequence above is a segment of the uncultured Methanolobus sp. genome. Coding sequences within it:
- a CDS encoding PDDEXK nuclease domain-containing protein is translated as MVADMIPAGYEALLADLKNRIRTARVHAALSVNRELIQLYWYIGRTILERQDQEGWGSKVIDRLADDLRREFPDMKGLSRANLFYMRAFADAYPEVSIVQQLVGQLPWGHNVTLITKIKDPALREWYAGACIENGWSRAVMIAHIESSLHLRQGAAQSNFTHTLPATQSELAQQVLKDPYNFDFLTLHDKALERDLQKGLLEHLKEFMLELGVGFAFVGNEYHLEVAGDDFYLDLLFYHLKLRCFVVVELKMTEFKPEHAGKINFYLSAVDDILRHPQDNPTIGILLCKSKNHVIVEYSLRDVHKPLGVAEYKLAQSLPDDLKGNLPTIEELEKELGELEEAGIHD
- a CDS encoding class I SAM-dependent DNA methyltransferase codes for the protein MDENENFLKDLDNKLWTSADKLRSNLDAAVYKHVVLGLVFIKYVSDAFEERRKELLEQFKDPEHEYYLGGDEELEAEELEIRDYYTEKNVFWVPALARWDTLQSCAKLPSGTEITVKNGKIDTYKMVSVGRLLDDAMEAIEKDNPKLKGVLTKDYARLQIDSAKLGELIDLIATIPFIHDNLKAKDILGHVYEYFLGQFASAEGKKGGQYYTPKSIVTLIVEMLEPFQGRVYDPACGSGGFFVQSERFVEEHGGRIGQLSIYGQESNPTTWRLACMNMVIRGMDFDFGKEPADTFSRDQHPDLRANYIMTNPPFNMKEWGGEQLKEDPRWKYGIPPANNANFAWMQHMIYHLAPNGSMALLLANGSMSSNTNNEGEIRKELIEKDLVECMVALPGQLFTNTQIPACIWFLTRNKEAYNGSRERKGEVLFIDARDLGYMKDRVLRDFDHEKDILRIADTFHAWKKGEDYEDEPGFCKSVTLDEIRKHGHVLTPGRYVGAAAQEDDGEPFGEKMERLTIELELQFEESAKLEQAIRENLKGLGYGS